One part of the Pseudomonas sp. MYb118 genome encodes these proteins:
- a CDS encoding phosphoglycolate phosphatase: MSGFEQLFPGRLPRLVMFDLDGTLIDSVPDLAAAVDNMLLKLGRPPAGIDSVRQWVGNGAPVLVRRALANHIDAEGVDEAEAEHALELFNGFYEDGHELTVVYPGVRDTLKWLNKQGVEMALITNKPERFVAPLLDQMKIGRYFKWIIGGDTLPQKKPDPAALFFVMKMANVPASQSLFVGDSRSDVLAAKAAGVKCVALSYGYNHGRPIAEESPALVIDDLRMLIPGCLDPAAEITLGDAVQSPSGNAIVVVTRKLWMKVIKALARWRWRA, translated from the coding sequence ATGAGTGGTTTTGAGCAACTGTTTCCGGGGCGCCTGCCGCGTCTGGTGATGTTCGATCTGGATGGCACGCTGATCGACTCCGTCCCAGACCTTGCGGCGGCAGTGGATAACATGCTGCTCAAACTCGGGCGCCCACCTGCGGGCATCGACTCGGTGCGCCAGTGGGTCGGCAACGGCGCACCAGTGCTGGTGCGCCGGGCGTTGGCCAACCACATCGACGCCGAGGGTGTCGATGAGGCCGAAGCCGAGCACGCCCTGGAGTTGTTCAACGGCTTTTATGAGGACGGCCACGAGCTGACGGTGGTCTACCCCGGCGTACGTGACACCCTCAAGTGGCTGAACAAACAAGGCGTGGAAATGGCCCTGATCACCAACAAGCCGGAGCGTTTCGTCGCGCCGCTGCTGGATCAGATGAAAATCGGCCGTTATTTCAAGTGGATCATCGGCGGCGATACCCTGCCGCAGAAGAAGCCTGACCCGGCCGCGCTGTTTTTCGTGATGAAAATGGCCAACGTCCCGGCGTCGCAATCGCTGTTTGTCGGCGATTCGCGCAGCGATGTACTGGCCGCCAAGGCAGCCGGGGTCAAATGCGTGGCCTTGAGCTATGGCTACAACCATGGTCGTCCGATTGCCGAAGAGTCGCCGGCGCTGGTCATTGACGATCTGCGCATGCTAATTCCCGGTTGCCTGGATCCGGCCGCTGAGATAACGTTGGGCGACGCTGTTCAATCCCCTTCTGGAAACGCCATCGTGGTGGTCACTCGCAAACTCTGGATGAAAGTTATCAAGGCTCTGGCCCGTTGGCGTTGGCGCGCCTGA
- the rpe gene encoding ribulose-phosphate 3-epimerase: MQPFVIAPSILSADFARLGEEVDNVLAAGADFVHFDVMDNHYVPNLTIGPMVCAALRKYGVTAPIDAHLMVSPVDRIVGDFIEAGATYITFHPEATQHIDRSLQLIREGGCKSGLVFNPATPLDVLKYVMDKVDMILLMSVNPGFGGQKFIPGTLDKLREASALIDASGRDIRLEIDGGVNVNNIREIAAAGADTFVAGSAIFNAPNYQEVIEKMRAELALARP, encoded by the coding sequence ATGCAGCCCTTCGTAATTGCTCCGTCGATTCTCTCCGCCGACTTCGCCCGCCTGGGCGAGGAAGTGGACAACGTTCTGGCCGCTGGCGCCGACTTCGTGCACTTCGATGTCATGGACAACCACTACGTGCCCAACCTGACCATCGGCCCGATGGTCTGCGCCGCACTGCGCAAGTACGGCGTGACCGCGCCAATCGACGCGCACCTGATGGTCAGCCCGGTAGACCGTATCGTCGGTGACTTCATCGAAGCCGGCGCGACCTACATCACCTTCCACCCGGAAGCCACCCAGCACATCGACCGCTCCCTGCAACTGATCCGCGAGGGCGGCTGCAAATCGGGCCTGGTGTTCAACCCGGCGACCCCGCTGGACGTGCTCAAGTACGTGATGGACAAGGTCGACATGATCCTGCTGATGAGCGTCAACCCAGGCTTTGGCGGGCAGAAGTTCATCCCCGGCACCCTCGACAAGCTGCGCGAAGCCAGTGCCTTGATCGACGCCTCGGGCCGCGATATCCGCCTGGAAATCGACGGTGGCGTGAATGTGAACAACATCCGCGAAATCGCCGCCGCTGGCGCCGACACCTTTGTGGCTGGCTCGGCGATCTTCAACGCGCCGAACTACCAGGAAGTGATCGAGAAGATGCGCGCCGAACTGGCGCTGGCTCGCCCATGA
- a CDS encoding iron-containing alcohol dehydrogenase → MSLSSFKIAHKLITGAAAIEQLSAELSRLDIDNPLIVTDAALVKSGTVELALAQLGDRGYEIFDRVLPDPEIAIVEDCMRVYREGGHDGLIGLGGGSAIDIAKCVAAYAGYHGALEDLFGVDQVPRKGPPLIAIPTTAGTGSEVTNVAILSDKAAQLKKGIVSDYLLPDVALVSPQMTLTCPRSVTAASGVDALVHAIEAYLSINASAITDALAIGAIKLIARALPKAYANPANLQAREDMATASLMAGMAFGNAGVGAVHALAYPLGGRFNIAHGVSNALLLPYVMTWNKMACVERMQDIAEAMGVKTAHRSANEAADKAVEAMTELCAAVEIPAGLRSFGVPEDAIPAMAVEAAGIERLMRNNPRKLSAIDIEKIYRSAY, encoded by the coding sequence ATGAGTCTTTCCTCGTTCAAAATCGCTCACAAGCTGATCACTGGTGCCGCTGCCATCGAGCAGCTGTCCGCCGAACTCAGCCGACTGGACATCGACAACCCGCTGATCGTTACCGACGCGGCACTGGTCAAGTCCGGCACGGTCGAGCTGGCGCTGGCGCAGCTGGGGGATCGCGGCTACGAGATTTTCGACCGTGTGCTGCCCGACCCGGAAATCGCCATAGTCGAAGATTGCATGCGCGTCTACCGCGAAGGCGGGCATGACGGCTTGATCGGCCTGGGTGGCGGCAGTGCTATCGACATCGCCAAATGTGTCGCGGCCTACGCCGGTTATCACGGTGCGCTGGAAGACCTGTTCGGCGTCGATCAGGTGCCGCGCAAGGGCCCGCCGCTGATCGCCATTCCCACCACCGCCGGCACCGGCTCGGAGGTGACCAACGTGGCGATCCTCTCCGACAAGGCCGCCCAGCTCAAGAAGGGCATCGTCAGCGACTACCTGCTGCCGGATGTGGCGCTGGTCAGCCCGCAGATGACCCTGACCTGCCCACGCAGTGTCACCGCGGCCAGTGGGGTCGATGCACTGGTGCACGCCATCGAAGCCTACCTGTCGATCAACGCCTCGGCGATCACCGACGCCCTGGCCATCGGCGCCATCAAGCTGATCGCCAGGGCGTTGCCCAAGGCCTATGCCAACCCGGCCAACCTGCAGGCGCGCGAAGACATGGCCACCGCCAGCCTGATGGCCGGCATGGCTTTCGGTAACGCCGGGGTCGGCGCGGTGCATGCCTTGGCGTACCCGCTGGGCGGGCGCTTCAACATCGCCCATGGCGTCAGTAATGCCCTGTTACTGCCGTATGTCATGACCTGGAACAAGATGGCCTGCGTCGAGCGCATGCAGGATATTGCCGAGGCCATGGGGGTGAAAACCGCGCACCGGAGTGCCAATGAGGCGGCCGATAAAGCCGTCGAGGCCATGACCGAACTGTGCGCGGCGGTGGAAATTCCAGCCGGCTTGCGCAGTTTCGGGGTTCCGGAGGACGCCATACCCGCCATGGCCGTGGAAGCCGCGGGAATCGAGCGCTTGATGCGCAACAATCCGCGCAAGTTGAGCGCGATTGATATCGAGAAGATCTATCGTTCGGCCTACTGA
- a CDS encoding ABC transporter permease, with the protein MLSPYMSPVERVWFYSLRILCGLILLFLVLPVLVIIPLSFNSGSFLVYPLQGFSLQWYHDFFASAEWMRALKNSIIVAPAATVLAMVFGTLAAIGLTRGDFPGKSLVMALVISPMVVPVVIIGVASYLFFAPLGLGNSFFSLIVVHAVLGVPFVIITVSATLQGFNHNLVRAAASLGASPLTTFRRVTLPLIAPGVISGALFAFATSFDEVVVTLFLAGPEQATLPRQMFSGIRENLSPTIAAAATLLIAFSVILLLTLEWLRGRSEKLRTAQV; encoded by the coding sequence ATGCTGAGTCCTTATATGTCCCCCGTCGAGCGGGTGTGGTTCTACAGCTTGCGGATTCTCTGCGGCCTGATCCTGTTGTTCCTGGTGTTGCCGGTACTGGTGATCATCCCGTTGTCGTTCAACTCCGGCAGCTTCCTGGTGTACCCGCTGCAAGGTTTCTCGTTGCAGTGGTATCACGACTTCTTCGCCTCGGCGGAGTGGATGCGCGCCTTGAAGAACAGCATCATCGTCGCCCCGGCGGCTACGGTGCTGGCCATGGTGTTCGGCACCCTGGCAGCGATTGGCCTGACCCGTGGCGACTTCCCGGGCAAATCCCTGGTGATGGCGCTGGTGATTTCGCCGATGGTGGTGCCGGTGGTGATCATCGGCGTGGCCAGTTACCTGTTCTTCGCGCCACTGGGCCTGGGCAACAGCTTCTTCTCGTTGATCGTGGTCCACGCGGTGCTGGGTGTGCCGTTCGTGATCATTACCGTGTCGGCGACCCTGCAGGGTTTCAACCACAACCTGGTGCGCGCGGCGGCCAGCCTCGGCGCTTCGCCGCTGACGACGTTCCGTCGGGTGACCTTGCCGTTGATTGCACCAGGGGTGATTTCCGGGGCGCTGTTCGCCTTCGCCACCTCGTTCGACGAAGTGGTGGTGACGCTGTTCCTCGCCGGCCCCGAGCAAGCGACCCTGCCTCGGCAGATGTTCAGCGGCATCCGCGAAAACCTCAGCCCGACCATCGCCGCCGCGGCGACACTGCTGATCGCCTTCTCGGTGATCCTGCTGCTGACCCTGGAGTGGTTGCGCGGGCGTAGCGAAAAACTGCGTACTGCGCAGGTTTAA
- a CDS encoding ABC transporter permease, giving the protein MAIAVPANAGTDPTLKQRLKHAERVNRWKAQALIAPLVLFLLLVFLVPIVALLYKSVGNPEVVGGMPRTVEAIASWDGRGLPAEPVYKAAAEDLAEARKNQTLGDLSKRLNMELAGYRSLLTKTARALPLAEAPASYKDALEGLDERWGDPAYWQAVRRNTSSITPYYLLAAVDHRIDDLGELAPATPDQAIYLDIFARTFWMGVIITAFCLVLAYPLAYLLANLPARQSNLLMILVLLPFWTSILVRVAAWIVLLQSGGLINSALMAMGIIDKPLELVFNRTGVYISMVHILLPFMILPIYSVMKGISPTYMRAAISLGCHPFASFWRVYFPQTYAGVGAGCLLVFILAIGYYITPALLGSPNDQMVSYFVAFYTNTSINWGMATALGGLLLLATVVLYLIYSWLVGASRLRLS; this is encoded by the coding sequence ATGGCTATCGCCGTCCCCGCGAACGCGGGCACTGACCCCACCTTGAAGCAGCGACTCAAGCACGCCGAGCGGGTCAACCGCTGGAAGGCCCAGGCGCTGATCGCGCCGCTGGTGCTGTTTCTGTTGCTGGTGTTTCTGGTGCCGATCGTGGCGCTGCTCTACAAAAGCGTTGGCAACCCGGAAGTGGTCGGCGGCATGCCGCGCACGGTCGAGGCCATCGCCAGTTGGGACGGTCGTGGCCTGCCGGCCGAGCCTGTCTACAAGGCCGCCGCCGAAGACCTCGCCGAAGCCCGCAAGAACCAGACCCTGGGCGACTTGTCCAAACGCCTGAACATGGAACTGGCCGGCTATCGCAGCCTGCTGACCAAAACCGCCCGTGCCCTGCCGCTGGCCGAAGCGCCGGCGTCCTATAAAGATGCACTGGAAGGCCTCGACGAACGCTGGGGCGACCCGGCCTACTGGCAAGCGGTGCGCCGCAACACCAGCAGCATCACCCCGTATTACCTGCTGGCCGCGGTCGATCACCGTATCGATGACCTCGGTGAGCTGGCGCCCGCCACGCCCGACCAGGCGATCTACCTCGACATCTTCGCCCGCACGTTCTGGATGGGGGTGATCATTACCGCATTCTGCCTGGTGCTGGCCTATCCATTGGCCTACCTGCTGGCGAACCTGCCGGCGCGGCAAAGCAACCTGTTGATGATTCTGGTGCTGCTGCCGTTCTGGACGTCGATCCTGGTGCGGGTGGCCGCCTGGATCGTGCTGCTGCAATCGGGTGGCCTGATCAACAGCGCCCTGATGGCCATGGGCATCATTGATAAACCGCTGGAGCTGGTGTTCAACCGCACCGGGGTCTACATCTCCATGGTGCACATCCTGCTGCCGTTCATGATCCTGCCGATCTACAGCGTGATGAAAGGCATCTCGCCGACTTACATGCGCGCCGCGATTTCCCTCGGCTGCCACCCGTTCGCCAGTTTCTGGCGGGTGTATTTCCCGCAGACCTATGCCGGTGTCGGCGCCGGGTGCCTGCTGGTGTTCATCCTCGCCATTGGCTACTACATCACCCCGGCCTTGCTGGGCAGCCCGAACGACCAGATGGTCAGCTACTTCGTCGCCTTCTACACCAACACCAGCATCAACTGGGGTATGGCGACCGCTCTCGGTGGGCTGCTGCTGCTGGCGACCGTCGTGCTTTATCTGATTTACAGCTGGCTGGTGGGCGCCAGTCGCCTGCGCCTGAGCTAA
- a CDS encoding ABC transporter substrate-binding protein, with amino-acid sequence MLRSLKFTALVMGMIGAAHAMAAGPDLTVVSFGGANKAAQVKAFYAPWEAAGNGKIVAGEYNGEMAKVKAMVDTKSVSWDLVEVESPELSRGCDEDMFEQLDPALFGKGEDYVKGAIQPCGVGFFVWSTVLAYNADKLKTAPTSWADFWDTKQFPGKRGLRKGAKYTLEFALMADGVAPKDVYKVLAGKDGQDRAFKKLDELKPNIQWWEAGAQPPQYLASGDVVMSSAYNGRIAAVQKESNLKVVWNGGIYDFDAWAIPKGLDKARAEAAKKFIAFSVQPQQQKTYSENIAYGPANTQAVPLLAKDVLKDMPTTPENIANQVQIDVSFWADNGEQLEQRFNAWAAK; translated from the coding sequence ATGTTGAGATCCCTGAAATTCACCGCCCTGGTCATGGGCATGATCGGTGCGGCACACGCGATGGCGGCGGGCCCGGACCTGACCGTGGTGTCCTTTGGCGGGGCGAACAAGGCGGCGCAAGTCAAAGCCTTCTACGCACCGTGGGAAGCGGCGGGCAACGGCAAGATCGTAGCGGGCGAGTACAACGGTGAAATGGCCAAGGTCAAGGCCATGGTCGACACCAAGAGCGTGTCCTGGGACCTGGTGGAAGTCGAATCGCCGGAGCTGTCCCGTGGTTGCGACGAAGACATGTTCGAGCAACTGGACCCGGCGCTGTTCGGCAAGGGCGAAGACTACGTCAAAGGCGCCATCCAGCCTTGCGGCGTAGGTTTCTTCGTGTGGTCCACCGTGCTGGCCTACAACGCCGACAAACTGAAAACCGCGCCAACCAGCTGGGCGGATTTCTGGGACACCAAGCAGTTCCCGGGCAAGCGTGGCCTGCGTAAGGGCGCCAAGTACACCCTGGAATTCGCCCTGATGGCCGACGGCGTTGCGCCCAAGGACGTCTACAAAGTGCTGGCCGGCAAAGATGGCCAGGACCGCGCGTTCAAGAAGCTCGATGAACTCAAGCCAAACATCCAGTGGTGGGAAGCCGGCGCACAACCGCCGCAATACCTGGCCTCCGGTGACGTGGTCATGAGCTCGGCCTACAACGGCCGGATCGCTGCCGTGCAGAAAGAAAGCAACCTGAAGGTGGTGTGGAACGGCGGCATCTACGACTTCGACGCATGGGCCATTCCAAAAGGTCTGGACAAGGCGCGCGCGGAAGCGGCGAAGAAATTCATCGCCTTCTCGGTGCAGCCGCAACAGCAGAAGACCTACTCGGAAAACATCGCCTACGGCCCGGCCAACACCCAGGCTGTGCCGTTGCTGGCCAAGGATGTCCTGAAAGACATGCCGACCACCCCGGAAAACATCGCCAACCAGGTGCAGATCGACGTCAGCTTCTGGGCTGACAACGGCGAGCAACTGGAACAGCGCTTCAACGCCTGGGCTGCCAAATAA
- a CDS encoding ABC transporter ATP-binding protein, with amino-acid sequence MSQVDSSAGASDILVSFRGVQKSYDGENLIVKDLNLDIRKGEFLTLLGPSGSGKTTSLMMLAGFETPTAGEILLAGRSINNVPPHKRDIGMVFQNYALFPHMTVSENLAFPLTVRGLNKSDVSDRVKRVLSMVQLDSFAQRYPAQLSGGQQQRVALARALVFEPQLVLMDEPLGALDKQLREHMQMEIKHLHERLGVTVVYVTHDQGEALTMSDRVAVFHQGEIQQIAPPRTLYEEPKNTFVANFIGENNRLNGRLHSQTGDRCVVELGRGEKVEALAVNVGRTGEPVTLSIRPERVSLNGSSESCVNRFSGRVAEFIYLGDHVRVRLEVCGKTDFFVKQPIAELDPELAVGDVVPLGWQVEHVRALDPLLEAN; translated from the coding sequence ATGAGCCAGGTGGATTCAAGCGCAGGGGCCAGTGACATTCTGGTCAGCTTTCGTGGAGTGCAGAAGAGCTACGACGGCGAGAACCTGATCGTCAAAGACCTCAACCTGGACATCCGCAAAGGTGAATTCCTCACCTTGCTCGGGCCGTCGGGCTCGGGCAAGACCACCAGCCTGATGATGCTCGCCGGTTTCGAGACGCCGACCGCCGGTGAGATTCTCCTGGCCGGGCGGTCCATCAACAACGTGCCACCGCACAAGCGCGACATCGGCATGGTGTTCCAGAACTACGCGCTGTTCCCGCACATGACCGTGTCGGAGAACCTCGCGTTCCCGCTGACCGTGCGCGGCTTGAACAAGAGCGACGTCAGCGACCGGGTCAAGCGTGTCCTGAGCATGGTGCAACTGGATTCCTTCGCCCAACGCTACCCGGCACAGTTGTCCGGCGGTCAGCAGCAGCGTGTGGCACTGGCCCGCGCCCTGGTGTTCGAACCACAACTGGTGCTGATGGACGAACCGCTCGGCGCCCTGGACAAGCAACTGCGCGAACACATGCAGATGGAGATCAAGCACCTGCACGAGCGCCTCGGCGTGACGGTGGTCTACGTGACCCACGACCAGGGCGAAGCCCTGACCATGTCCGATCGTGTGGCGGTGTTCCACCAGGGCGAAATCCAGCAGATCGCCCCGCCGCGCACCCTCTACGAAGAGCCGAAAAACACCTTCGTCGCCAACTTCATCGGCGAGAACAACCGTCTCAATGGCCGTTTGCACAGCCAGACCGGCGATCGCTGCGTGGTCGAGCTCGGTCGTGGCGAGAAGGTTGAAGCCCTGGCGGTCAACGTCGGCAGGACCGGCGAACCTGTCACGCTGTCGATTCGCCCGGAACGCGTGAGCCTCAATGGTTCGAGCGAGTCCTGCGTCAACCGCTTCTCAGGGAGGGTGGCGGAATTCATCTATCTGGGCGACCACGTCCGGGTTCGCCTGGAAGTCTGCGGCAAGACCGACTTCTTCGTGAAACAACCGATTGCCGAGCTCGATCCCGAGCTTGCCGTCGGCGATGTGGTACCGCTTGGCTGGCAGGTCGAACACGTACGTGCGCTCGACCCACTTCTAGAGGCGAACTGA
- a CDS encoding response regulator, whose product MIRVLVAEDHTIVREGIKQLIGLAKDLQVAGEASNGEQLLETLRHVPCEVVLLDISMPGVNGLEAIPRIRALNNPPAILVLSMHDEAQMAARALKVGAAGYATKDSDPALLLTAIRKVASGGRYIDPELADRMVFEVGLTDSRPLHSLLSEREFSVFERLAQGANVNDIAQQLALSNKTISTHKARLMQKLNITSLAELVKYAMEHKLL is encoded by the coding sequence GTGATCCGTGTACTGGTAGCCGAAGACCACACCATCGTTCGCGAAGGTATCAAGCAGCTGATTGGCCTGGCCAAGGACCTGCAAGTGGCGGGGGAGGCGAGCAATGGCGAGCAACTGCTCGAAACCCTGCGTCACGTTCCCTGCGAAGTGGTCTTGCTGGACATCTCCATGCCCGGCGTGAACGGCCTGGAAGCGATCCCCCGGATCCGCGCGCTGAATAATCCTCCGGCCATTCTGGTGCTGTCGATGCACGACGAAGCCCAGATGGCTGCCCGGGCATTGAAGGTCGGCGCGGCCGGCTACGCGACCAAGGACAGCGATCCGGCGCTACTGCTGACGGCGATTCGCAAGGTCGCCTCGGGCGGGCGCTACATCGACCCGGAACTGGCCGACCGCATGGTCTTCGAAGTCGGCCTGACCGATTCGCGACCCCTGCACTCACTGCTCTCGGAGCGTGAATTCTCGGTATTCGAACGCCTGGCCCAAGGCGCAAACGTCAACGACATCGCCCAGCAACTGGCCCTGAGCAACAAGACCATCAGCACCCACAAAGCGCGGCTGATGCAGAAACTCAACATCACTTCCCTGGCGGAACTGGTGAAGTACGCGATGGAGCACAAGCTCCTCTAA